A single genomic interval of Macadamia integrifolia cultivar HAES 741 chromosome 6, SCU_Mint_v3, whole genome shotgun sequence harbors:
- the LOC122081561 gene encoding mavicyanin-like — MDVASGILLLLLVAPAVYATTYTVGDSNGWAQGVNYDNWVSGKTFYVGDKLLFNYAPSLHSVDVVSSSDYSSCTSSNALKSYTTGTDTVTLSKTGTIYFICPTPNHCSGGMKLAVPVSAASTTPATPTTPSATPPSSNGTTPSTSTPSTTNTTTTSSPSGAARNLCNNINALVIGLGVSIVYYVLMV, encoded by the exons ATGGATGTGGCAAGTGGTATCTTACTTCTGCTCTTGGTCGCTCCGGCGGTTTATGCCACTACTTATACAGTCGGCGACTCTAATGGCTGGGCACAAGGTGTGAACTACGACAATTGGGTTTCTGGAAAGACTTTCTATGTTGGTGACAAGCTAT TGTTCAATTATGCGCCGAGTCTACATTCCGTGGACGTAGTGAGCAGCAGTGACTACTCAAGTTGTACATCAAGCAATGCTCTTAAATCCTACACCACTGGAACAGACACAGTCACCCTTTCCAAAACAGGCACAATATACTTCATATGCCCAACTCCAAATCACTGCAGTGGAGGGATGAAACTAGCAGTCCCTGTCTCAGCCGCAAGCACTACACCAGCAACTCCCACCACTCCATCAGCTACACCTCCTAGCAGCAATGGGACTACTCCATCCACATCCACACCCtccaccaccaacaccaccaccacctcctccccAAGCGGAGCGGCGAGGAATTTGTGTAACAACATCAATGCTCTGGTTATTGGGCTTGGGGTTTCCATTGTCTATTATGTACTTATGGTCTAG
- the LOC122080926 gene encoding stellacyanin-like, with protein MDVANGLLILLLIAPAVYATEFTVGDTDGWNQDVDYTSWVSGKNFSVGDTLLFQYGPTHSVDIVSSSDYQNCASTTPLLSYSSGNDRVTINSTGTMYFICPTTYHCFQGMRLEVNVGGSSSATPITPSSSPTTSNSPSSAIRVAGNLCNNVNALVLGLGLGISLVYYAIMG; from the exons ATGGATGTGGCAAATGGTCTCTTAATTCTGCTATTGATTGCTCCGGCTGTTTACGCCACGGAGTTTACAGTTGGTGACACTGATGGATGGAACCAAGATGTGGACTACACCTCATGGGTTTCTGGAAAGAATTTCAGTGTTGGTGATACACTAT TGTTTCAGTATGGGCCAACTCATTCTGTGGACATAGTGAGCAGCAGTGACTACCAAAATTGTGCATCAACTACTCCTCTTCTATCATACAGCAGTGGAAACGACAGAGTCACCATTAACTCAACAGGCACAATGTACTTCATATGCCCAACTACATATCACTGCTTCCAAGGGATGAGACTAGAGGTCAACGTCGGCGGCAGCTCCTCGGCAACTCCCATCACTCCATCCTCCTCCCCCACCACCTCCAATTCGCCGTCGTCGGCGATTAGAGTGGCCGGGAATTTGTGTAACAATGTCAATGCTCTGGttcttgggcttgggcttgggatTTCCCTTGTCTATTATGCAATTATGGGCTAG